The genomic region caacaacaacaacaacctggACAGGAAATGGTCGCCGTTCCGTCGCCTATGGTACCAGCATCAATGGTCGCTCCACCCCCGCAACACATGCATCATCAGCCACCACCGCAGATGCTTCTAGCGGGCCACACAAGTCAcccgcagcaacaacaacctcCACCGCctccgcagcagcaacagcagcaggccGTCCCGGGTGGACCACCACCGCCCGGTCCGGGCCATCCGCATGAGATGTACGTGGTAAATGCTCCTAATTTGAAAATGATGAATCACTCGCACCCGCCACCTCACCTGCCACCGCATCTTGCCGGTGATATGGCGACGGTGACGGGCACACCGGTCGTATCCGCCATGTCCGACGGGCCCTCGGTCGAGATACCGAATTCTTacacgaagaagaaaaaacccatcCCCGATGGGAGCGGTTtacatcagcatcagcatcagcaaatgaaacagcagcagcagcaacaacagcaacaccaccatcactACCATCAtgggcagcaacagcagcatccacatcaacaccagcagcagcaacagcagcaacagcagcaaatgcatcaacaccatcatcatcatcagcagcagcagcagcaaagacatcaacagcaacagcagcatcaccaTTCTTATgcgatgcagcagcagcataatgTGGCGGCCGTTCATGTAGCAGCAGCCCACGCCcaagcggcggcggcagcagcccATGCACACGCACAGGCGCACGCAGGAGTCCCGATAGCCCCACCCGGCAGTCATCCGTCAGGAGTCACGCTAGCCGCCATGGACAGTGAGATGATGTCTCAGCATGTAGTTCCGCAAGCAGCAGCTCACCATCATCCATCGCAGCTAGTAGGCGGCGTTCCAATGGCTGCTAACTACATGAcagaaccaccaccaccggtgcTGGCGGCGACGACCGGTGGCGATAGGCGATATCGTACCATCTCGGAGAAATCGATCACCGAATCGACGCTGTCCACGGATGCCGCACCTTTCGTGTACACTGGCAGTAGCACCGCAAACAGCAATGTAGCGGCAGCCAGTCTACCCCCGCCGCCCGTAACACAGCAGCAGATGGTAGCCGTCAATCCGCCCCCACCCGTGGCTGTGGTAGAAAGCgctagcagcagcaggagtGTCGAGCGTGAAACCGTCGGTGTCGTACGAAGGGGCGAGGTAGATAATGTGCCCGCGCGAGAAGAAGCCTCCGTGGAACGCCGactggaggaggaggagacgCTTGTGGAAGCGGATAAACAGAACGCAAACGTGGTGCCTCCGCAGTCTAGCATCGAAGGCAGTGGCCGCCCGGCTTCAgtcgccaccgccgccaccgatGAGCTAGCGGATAGTGTAGCGAAATTGAATATGGTTGGAGATCCGACAACCGTCGTCGACCAGCAGCAGACTCCGCAACAGGAGGAGCAGGTAGTAGAGGAGAAGGAAGTCGCGGCCGTTGTTCCCGAAGCCGCCACCGAAGCGGAAGCTGCCGACGAGACGGATAGAGCTGCTGTAGTAGTCGCTGAGTTGTCGACCGTTACTGCCActactgctgctgatgcttcGATTACGAAGCAAGAGGCGGTCACGGCGGCACCAGCTGCCGCTGCTATCGCTTCCTCCCCCGCTGTACAGCCGGCgaagtttttaaataaggAATCTAGTGCTAAGGAAAAAATAGATaatgataatttaattaacaatAATGTGGAGTACACCAGAAACTTAAGTTCGATAAAAGGTGAGGTTGGCGGCGAGAAGAAGGTTGTGGCCGCAGCAGAGCCGGTAGTTAACGCCGCGGCACCAACAGCCGGAGCCGGTAATGTCAACGCGATCAGCGAAGTGGTGCCGACGGACGCAGATCGGGAATCGGATCGTACGGAaacgacgaagaagaaaagtgaatCTGCTGAGCTAATCATGCCAGCCGAACCGGCGAAGAAGAAGGGCCTCGGCGCTTCGGATGTGGCCAGCAACGAGGCCTCAAATGTCGCAAACAGTAGTAGTAGTTTGGACGACAATCGTAACTTAGTTACCGCGGTGGTGTCACCGGACGTCGTGGCACCACTCAAGTCGTCACCGGCACCGGCACCGGAAGCAACGAGCGGAGGAGGAAAGGACTCGACTGTGAAACCCAGCCCGACGACTTTGCAACCGGCAAATATACCGCCGGCACTAAAGAAGAGCAAGTCGATCACGCTCATCGACTACGATGCTGACCAGTGGAGCCCGGAGAACCCGTCCGGCAAGAAGAAGTACTCGCGGGACCAGCTTTTGCAGCTGAAGAACGCGGCCCCCGCCCTGGAGAAACCTTCCAATCTGCTGAACAGCCTCGAGAACGTGCTGGTACGAACCAACTTCTCGAACGCGatgggtggcggtggtggcaaCGCCTACAGCAACAATCAAAAGATCAATGAAAACTCGTTGATGCCGAACTTCATGAAgagcggcggcggtggcggtggtggcgggtCGCACATGGGCCAGCACAACAATCCCGTCCGGCATCAGTACGTGAAGCGTTCGTCGCAGCAGGGCAGTAACGGAAGCCAGTCGGGCGGAGGAGGCGGCATGCAGTCCGGCGGCAAGCAGTCGCAGTCGGGCATGACCAAGACCGGCTCGAAGATCATCAAGATGAACCTGCAGCTGAACGAGGAGGTGAAGCTCAATGCGTGCGCGAACGCCTGGCGCCCGCACATGCTGCAGACGCAAGAAAAcgtcgaggaggaggagcgtGAAACGCAGAAACTGATGGCGAAGGTACGCAGTATCCTCAACAAGCTGACGCCGGAGAATTTCGTCAAGCTAGTGCAGCAGGTGAAGGACCTGAAGATCAATACGGAGGACCAGCTCGACAGCTGCATCCGACTGGTGTTCGAGAAGGCCATCTCGGAGCCAAACTTTGCCGAAGCGTACTCGAGGATGTGTCGCGAGGTCGGCTCGATCACGACGATCGGTGCCACCACGATCAGCTTCCGGACGCGCCTGCTCGCCCAGTGCCAGAAGGAGTTTGTCAACCGGCGGAACGATCAGGCGACGGCAATTCGCGAGCGACGTGCAAAGCTGGAAGAGTGCAAGCATCTCGGCAAGGATGAGTTCGAGGAGCTGAAGATACAGCTGGAGGAAGAAGAACAGAAGGTGCGCCGACGAGCGGTCGGTACGGTGCGGTTCATCGGTGAGCTGTACAAGGATGGGCAGCTGGCGCTGCGCATCATGCACCAGTGCATCGACCAGCTGCTGACCAAGCAGGAGGATGATCAGTACAATGAGGAGACACTTGAGTGTCTGTGCAAGCTGCTGACCACGATCGGCGGCAAGATGGAGCAGGAGAGCAAGGATCGGGCCAAGGCGGCGACGGAGGGTAAGGAAAAGGATAAAGCCGCCGCAGGGTGGACGTCAATGGACCAGTACTTCGAGCGGCTCGAAGAGATTGTGCGCAAGCGCGACAAGCACAAGATCAGCAGCCGCATCCGGTTCATGATCCAGGACCTGATAGACCTACGCAAGAGTCGCTGGATCCCGCGGCGCCAGGAGCTGAACCAGAAGACACTCTCGCAGATCGCGCGCGAGGCCGAGTCGGAGCAGAATCAAATCAACTTGTTGAATTTCATGCCCCGCGGGGGTaaggatggtggtggtggtggaggcggcTACATGGGCGGTGACATGGGTCGGATGGGATCGCGCAACGCTACCGGtgccggcggcggcggaggtGGTGGAACGTTCGGGAAGATGTCTTCCGGCGGTGGCCCCGGAACGGGCTACAACCAGGGAACCCTGGgacgaggtggtggtggtggtggcggtggaggcggcggcggcggcggcggtggtggcggctcCGGCAAGGGAAGCCGTCTACAGGCGGACGATGACGGATTCCTGCCCGTATCGAGCAATCGTGGCACGAACCGCGCGATTCCGATCGATCCAAAGAAGCTGTTATTCTCGGTGAACGTGGACACGTCTCAGCTCGGCAACGCCTCGAACTACCAGAAGTGGAAAACCAACATGTTCGCTCCGCTCGGTAACGATGACAGTGGCCCGGCAGGTTCCGCCGCATCATCCGGCAGCCTCGGAGGCAGTCGCGGTAGTTTCGGAAACGATCGCGATAGCAACGGAAGAGACCGTGATCGGGACCGAGATCGGGATCGTGACCGGGATCGTGACCGTGATCGGGATCGGGATCGGGATCGTGATCGTGATCGAGATCGTGATCGTAGCGGTAGTCACAAAAATTACGCTAGTAGTAGCAGTAATAAGGACTCTTACCATAAAGGCTCGATGGAGCGCGATCGGTACGGACGCTTCGGAAGTAGTAGCAGTCAGAACGAGGATCGCTTTTCACGATCTTCCCGCGAGCCATCGTCCGGCAGCATGCGCCCAATGGACATGCACGATCGAGGCGGCAgcagaggaggaggaggaggaggaggaggcccTCAGTCACAACAGCCGCCTCCGCGGATGACAAACCGAATGGGACCACCGCCGCCATCCTCAGCATCCGCCGGCTCCTCCGGTGGATTCCATCAACAGATCATGATGCCCCAGCAACCGTCGGCTTCTTCAGCGTCGGCGGAGAAGAATAGCGCCGCCGGTTCGGCGGGTTCGGCAGGGGGACGTTCGGCAACAACTGGTGGAGGAGGCCCGGCGCCCAACAGCTACGCCAAGATCGACGAAGCCACCGAGCTAAAACAGCGCAAGTTCTCGGAGAACATCCGCGAGTTCATCAACACGCGTAACGTGACGGTCGTGCTGGAGGAAGTGGCCAGTCTGTTCAACCCCGAGCACTTCTACGGCGTCGCTATGCAGCTGTTCCGCAACAACGTGGAGCGGGACGAGAAGCATCGCCGGGCGGCGACGGAAATCGTGGCCGCGATGCTACGGAGGCAGATGATCACGCGGGCGGACTATCTGTACGCGCTCGAAGATCTACTGCGGGACACGCACGAACTCATCATCGATCTGCCAACGCTGTGGAAGTGCCTCGCCGACTTCTTCGTGCCGCTGCTCCACGATCGACAGATCACGCTCGCCGACGTGCGCCACCTGGTGGCCAACTCGTTCCAGCCGAACGACAGCTTTGGCTGGCTGTTGCTTAAAGGGTTGCTACAGAGCTACGAGGTGGCGCACGGCAAAAAGGACGCGGCAGTCCTTTGGCACGAATCGTCGGTCCAGTTCGCCGACTTCTACAAACCGACGTCGGGCACGATCGAGGAGTGCGTGGAGCAGGCCAGTCTGGGCTACCTGCTCGAGTGCTGCACGGCGGTCGATATGCGCACAGTGGACGCGCGCTTACGCCAGTTCATGCGCGACGACGTGAAGAACGATGCGATCTTCGAGTGGATCGACGAGTACGTGCGGCAGCAGGACTCGCCGGACTTCATCCGCACGCTGACGACGGCCGTGCTCGCCCACTGCATCGACGGCacgcggctgctgctgcccgcGATCGAACGGTGGCACACCATTCTGCAGAAATACATCAACAGTAAGGTCGAGCGGGAACTGCAGGCGCTGTACGCGATCCAGCAGCTGATGGTGGAGCTGCAGCACCCGCAGAAGCTGCTCCATTCGATCTTCGAACAGCTGTACGATCGCGATGTGATAATGGAGGGCTTTAAGGCGTGGAAGGACGACCCGCACGATACGGAGGGCAAGGGCGTCTGCGTCAAGTCCACCACCCAGTTCTTCACCATGCTCCTCGAGTCCTACAGCGATGCCAGTGGGGACGAGAACAATTAGTAGATCGTGTGCGCGCGTCAATCTTCCGCACGCATTGCCGCGAGACGACGCATTCGTCCGTTCGTCGTGGATTTGTCGGttcttttttatacaaattacCTATTATTACTGAGTAAATAATCGactataaagaaaaaaacactgcaCGCCGCAAGGgttaggaaaaagaaaatacacggTGGTGTGTAGcattcatcgtcgtcgtcgtcgtcgtcgtcgtcatcgagGTCCTTGCTTCGGAAGCTGCGGAAgaaacaacacaccacacaACATATAAACGGAAAAGGAAACCAGACTCACGATGATAACGAAGCGATGGTAGTATCTAGTAGGAGGTAGTAGTGCGTACTGGTGCGTTAAACATTGTCCTGCGTGTGTAAGTATGTTTGAGGGAAAACTAGGAATTCGGGGTAACATATtacatgctgctgctgcctcaCAACACCGAAACTAGAAAACCTCCTCATACACGCATCGTTTTCTCTTACGGGTGGGTAAGAGAAACGCAAACGCAGACAAACTTTGATGATGATTCTATGATGATGCTGATTGCTGATGAACGAAACGAATGATGGTGTTAAATTGCTGCTACTTCTACTACTTCTACCTAGTACTACTCGTGTAACACTATGGTCGAACCGCAGACCCAGCAAGAAAGCAAACCTTCATAATGCATAaatacacaacacacacacacacaagtaaTAATAACGATactataaaattaattaatatggATACCGTTAAGATCAACCTTTATTTACATgcataaatatatatttataaataacTATCGAATAAAGTATCTGGTGAACCACACAAAAACAAGCCTTTTTAGTAATAGTAAATACGTTCAACCTTGGGCTAATTAAGTTGTTGGGATAGTGCCATTTTGACCTGGTGCATATGTTCCacgtgttttaatgtttgtttccaCAATCGGAATTGAAGGATTTTGAATCCATATTGCCACACTTTTCGCtaacaattaataaattaaagctTATGCAGAAGTACATGGAAAAATTTAACTCGCACTTTTTTAACCGCGTTCATCGCGTTCATGTattttaaaactgaaaaacaGATTCATTCCCGATGATTACATCCAATGTCTTGCCGAGTTCCGGCCGCAATTCCTGTTCGTCGTTCCCTCGCTGCTCCTTTTCCTCGCCACCCATCCCAAGGTAACGTCGGATCTGCTGTCGAGCGTCGAATCGGTGCTCGTCGGAGCCGCTCCGGCCTCGCTGCAACTGCAGGAAAAGTTCCGGCACAAGGTAGGCCGCGACATCGACATTGCGCAGGGTTATGGCATGACCGAAAGCTCCCCCGTCACGCTGTGTACGCCATTCCGCTACGATCAAACAAAGGTGGGTACCTGTGGCCAGCTGTATCCGAACACCGAAGCGAAGATAGTGTCGCTGACCGACGGCAGTAATCTTGGGCCGCACCAGAGCGGCGAGCTGTACATCCGGGGACCGCAGATCATGAAGGGCTACCTAAACAACGAAGCCGCCACCAAGGAGACgctcgtcgaaggaggcttcTTGCGCACCGGCGACGTGGCCTACTACGACAAGGACGGATACTTCTTCATCGTCGACCGAACGAAGGAATTGATCAAAGTCAAAGGCAATCAGGTCAGAACACACGATGCATCTGTGCTGTTGTTTCTTCCATCGTATCTGTATTTATTTGtcatcgtaaaaaaaaaaagaattaatcCATTAAGATTAGCATTAATACAAATAGTAAACCGCTGGCCGCTGGCCGATTGCGCCCAGTCGGCCAACGAGGCGGGGGCGAAGTTTGAGGGGAGAGCTAAACGCTACGGTACAAAAACTTAGAACATTTCCCTAAACTAAAACATAGCTCAGGCGGAACTACGGAAGTCTACTGATCCATTGGCTCCACGCTCGATTCGTCGATGTCCATCACATTGTCATCCCTATCCGCCTTGCTTCCTGCTTCTCCTACGGTCGACTCCGCCTCCGCGCCCGCCTCGTTGACAATATCCTCCTCTTCCATGCCGTCCTCAGCGGAGAAGGAGGGGGCGGCGACTACCGCCACCATTTGTGGCGCTGTTTCTATATCGATATCCACCTCCAGCGAAGAAGATGTTACTAGCACTTCGTTCGAGCTGGCGGTTTCCATGTTGGGTGGATTGCTCGTGGACACTATGGAGGAGGCTGTGGGATCAGTGGGAGATACATCTTTCTTCGCATCGATGTTTTCCCCGACGCTACTAGTAGCGAGTTCTGGTCCCTCCTTCTTCGGCTCAGAATCGGAGACAACAGCGGGAGTAATAGAACCTTCACTCGTGGAATGTTGCTGTGATGGCTTTCCGACGTCCGATAATTCTTCTTCTGCGACCTGCtcctcttcttcatcttttttGGTCACTTTTTCTTCAGCGATTGCCGGCCCTTCTTCAACGTTGCTCGACTCCGCTACAACCGGCGGCGCTGGCTGAGCGGCTTTCTCTATGTCTGCCGCTTCAGAGCTGCTGCTTGCTGCTTCTGGTGCCTTTTCCTCCGATATCTGTTTCCCGCCTTCCGACGCGGAAGAGGACGACGAGAATGAAGAAGATGAACCATCGACGGATCGGGCCTCGGCATCGCTACCACTGCTCGAGTCAGTCGAATCCGATGGAGTGATCGGTTCGGTGGTGCTGACATCGTACTTGCTCATTTTGGCGTGCGGTTCTCCATCGTCGTCGCCGGTACTGGCAGCCGTCGGTTGCGTTGTAACGGTTTGTTCGTCATCATCACTTGTTGGCTGCGCTTTTGCTTCGGGGTTCGCTTCATCGGCCGTCTCCGGTGCTGCTCCCGAGCTGCTAGCTTCTGATAGCTTTCCTTCTTGGGCGTCCTTTTTATGTAAACCGAAATATTCCTGTGTCGTTGCTGTAGTACCTGTTTCTGTCTTGTCGCTTTCTTGAGATGTTGCGTCTAACTTTTCTCCGATCGGTGATGAATTACCCGCCTCCGTAGCATGTTTCTCGCCAGAGTCCGGCTCTTCAACTTTTTCTTCACTCGGTGTAGCACTCGAGTTTCCTCGAGCATCCTCCTCAAGCAACGACGATCCTCCACTAATGTCCCCATCGGTAGCGTTTTCGTTCGTATCAATAACGGCACGATTGTCTTCGTCGTCAGCTTTGGATGCAACAGAATCGAACTGATTGTTTTCGTTGGTTAGGAAACTGCCACCGCTCGAGGCGCGGGTACCATTCAGTTGGCTCGCAATGTCTCCTTCCCGATCCAATGCTGGAGCATCAGTGAGTGAGTTGTGCAGTGATTCGACGGGATCGCTCGAGTCCGGCAGCAAAGCGTCCTGCTCCAGGTTGAACTGGTCATTGTCCATATCGACGTCAACGTTCACATCTATGTCTCCATTCACGATCGAATCAAGCGAATCGCCATTTTCACTGTCGCTCCGACGACGTCCCGGCTCTTGGGTGCTAACCACTGAAAAAGACAAAAAGCGTAACGTAAGTCCAAACGTACTCAAACTACGGACCGCGATAGATCAACACGTAAACCCTTCTATTCTAACTATTAAAATCCTTACATAACAGCGCAAATCAACGGTTCAAGGAGAAGGATATTGTAATAACCAACTGTTATCTGTTAAACACTTCAGGTTTCCCCAACGGAGCTGGAAAACATTATCCTTGAGTTGCGGGAAGTGGCTGATGTCGCCGTGGCAGGTATCCCCGACGAAGCGGCCGGTGAATTGCCGCGGGCGTTTGTGGTGCTTAAAGCCGGAACGGACCTCAGTGCATCCGCAATTGCTGAACACGTAAAAGAGCGCGTTGTGAAGTACAAACAACTAGCCGGTGGTGTGCTGTTTGTGAAAGAGATTCCCCGGAACGCTGCCGGCAAAGTTATCCGGCAGCAGCTCCACATGCTTGCCGCACAGTATGAAGACTGAACGGGCCTAACGTGTAGAATGTGTAAATGGTTTGTGAATAAAAGTAGATAATCTTCCGGTGTTCTAATCTAATCGTAGTAAAATAGGTGTTCCAAATACTGCGCGCCTGCAATAGACTATAACTTACCCAAAATGTTCTTTTCTACTGCTCGCATAAACTTGTCGATGCGGGTGTACTGTTTGCGTGGTTCCGTCAGCAGCTCGCAGATACGCTGCACCGTAAACGGAGCCGAGTTAAAAGAATCCAGCCGATCAAGAAGGGCCAGCTTCATTCTCTCATAGTTGAACGGATCCACATTGGGACACTGCGGGAGATCTATACAAGAAAGCAAGGAGAAAATTGAATGTCTTATTGTAAGATTATGGCCGAGCCCGAAATGTAACCAATTTACCCGCAATGCTTGGTGTGTTGTCATGGAAATCTGTAATTACGTTCACCAATTTTTCGCGAAACAGCGGCTTCACCAACACCCAACCGTACAGCGTATCGCCCGTACGGGCGACAAAGTTTAGGTAGTCCTCCAGCTCTCTGGGAATGTCCTTTTGCTTCGATTTAGTAAAACGTTCCAAAAGGAGCAGTATTTCTTCCTGATTTTCCATCTTCATCGAAATTGCTACGGCTCGGGATTCCAACAACTCTGAAAATGCAGCGCTTTTGACGGTCCGCTTTCCGAGTCCGCTTGTTGCTAGAAGCGTGTCTAGTTTACATTACCGATTTCACTACTAGAACGCCGCGGAAGGCAGACCACGGTAAACAATCAAGCATTAAGCATGATACTATAAACTGCACGACGGTGAAACGGCATATGCAAACCCGTTTACGGTAGAGAGTTTGATGgtttttatgaacagttttatATTCGCTATGTTCATCGATTCGATCTGTATTCGATCCATTACATCAAATATGGCCCAGGATAAATCATACTCTTGAATTTGAAACATATTAACTATCCCTGAACGATATTTCAAACATTAATCTTACTATATCGGTGTCGTAGCACACAAACTGCATGTGGTAAACATAACGCTAGCGGAAAAGAATGTCAAGAACATTTTGTTAGATAATAAACCAGTCAAAACAACACAATGAATATCCTCACGAGAAACATTGCTCAACAGTTTTTGAGATTTAACTCGGCCGGCCTGGCTCAAGCCACCGCCAGGAGTTTCTGTGCTGCTGCACTAGATAACAAGGAAATCGAAAAACTTGTGGGTAACAACAAAGTCGTCATATTCATGAAAGGAAATCCGGATGCTCCACGGTGCGGCTTCAGCAATGCGGTAGTACAGATATTGCGTATGCATTCGGTAAAATACGACAGTCACGACGTGCTTGAGAACGAAGCTCTGCGGCAAGGTAACAAATCCCTTTTCTATTATAAATTACCCTATCAACAACTTATACCATCTTTGTTACAAACTACAGGTATTAAGGATTTCTCGAACTGGCCGACCATTCCACAAGTATTCATCAATGGAGAGTTTGTGGGAGGTTGCGACATTCTGTTACAGATGCATCAGAATGGAGAACTTATCGAAGAACTGAAAAAGGCCGGAATCGAAAGCGCTTTAGTGAAGGACACGGAAAAGTAACAACTGAGCGGACACGCTCTTTAGACTTACTAAAAGATcaggaacattttaaaatttgcaaTAAATCAAACCATTGCTGGCACCAAAGGCATTTGTACAGCTTGGATTATCTGTAGCTTTGCTTGGTtgcttataaaataaat from Anopheles coustani chromosome 3, idAnoCousDA_361_x.2, whole genome shotgun sequence harbors:
- the LOC131259781 gene encoding eukaryotic translation initiation factor 4 gamma 1-like, translating into MQSGGGPLPPGTVIRSMASGTPSSQQQQQQQQQQQQQQQQQQQQQQQQQQPPDNRNPQNAMMNQHSQQSPLYPQAVYRGAGSNQSTRPRGIPMPPYQQMPMTINYMQPMPRLPAGHWPNMNNVVVYQHPPYMYSVVPNQHQSAGGRRQPGADNNIVNLSQLPLSQPPQPNQQPAPMQVPHEMLQHMHPPQAPQQVTTAQLSAPLDQHPQAATAAQVAVVSSQPHASYSPISNLIAAPPPHLQPGGGAVGMGVGVGVGPGGGGQGEPTKQPAKREKRKHALCIIDPVTKQDILQNMFNDTSSGGGGGGSSGATASSTAAPSVSSTGSTPVPAELPQSVTPASQMGEQPEYADYTAQQQQQQQPGQEMVAVPSPMVPASMVAPPPQHMHHQPPPQMLLAGHTSHPQQQQPPPPPQQQQQQAVPGGPPPPGPGHPHEMYVVNAPNLKMMNHSHPPPHLPPHLAGDMATVTGTPVVSAMSDGPSVEIPNSYTKKKKPIPDGSGLHQHQHQQMKQQQQQQQQHHHHYHHGQQQQHPHQHQQQQQQQQQQMHQHHHHHQQQQQQRHQQQQQHHHSYAMQQQHNVAAVHVAAAHAQAAAAAAHAHAQAHAGVPIAPPGSHPSGVTLAAMDSEMMSQHVVPQAAAHHHPSQLVGGVPMAANYMTEPPPPVLAATTGGDRRYRTISEKSITESTLSTDAAPFVYTGSSTANSNVAAASLPPPPVTQQQMVAVNPPPPVAVVESASSSRSVERETVGVVRRGEVDNVPAREEASVERRLEEEETLVEADKQNANVVPPQSSIEGSGRPASVATAATDELADSVAKLNMVGDPTTVVDQQQTPQQEEQVVEEKEVAAVVPEAATEAEAADETDRAAVVVAELSTVTATTAADASITKQEAVTAAPAAAAIASSPAVQPAKFLNKESSAKEKIDNDNLINNNVEYTRNLSSIKGEVGGEKKVVAAAEPVVNAAAPTAGAGNVNAISEVVPTDADRESDRTETTKKKSESAELIMPAEPAKKKGLGASDVASNEASNVANSSSSLDDNRNLVTAVVSPDVVAPLKSSPAPAPEATSGGGKDSTVKPSPTTLQPANIPPALKKSKSITLIDYDADQWSPENPSGKKKYSRDQLLQLKNAAPALEKPSNLLNSLENVLVRTNFSNAMGGGGGNAYSNNQKINENSLMPNFMKSGGGGGGGGSHMGQHNNPVRHQYVKRSSQQGSNGSQSGGGGGMQSGGKQSQSGMTKTGSKIIKMNLQLNEEVKLNACANAWRPHMLQTQENVEEEERETQKLMAKVRSILNKLTPENFVKLVQQVKDLKINTEDQLDSCIRLVFEKAISEPNFAEAYSRMCREVGSITTIGATTISFRTRLLAQCQKEFVNRRNDQATAIRERRAKLEECKHLGKDEFEELKIQLEEEEQKVRRRAVGTVRFIGELYKDGQLALRIMHQCIDQLLTKQEDDQYNEETLECLCKLLTTIGGKMEQESKDRAKAATEGKEKDKAAAGWTSMDQYFERLEEIVRKRDKHKISSRIRFMIQDLIDLRKSRWIPRRQELNQKTLSQIAREAESEQNQINLLNFMPRGGKDGGGGGGGYMGGDMGRMGSRNATGAGGGGGGGTFGKMSSGGGPGTGYNQGTLGRGGGGGGGGGGGGGGGGGGSGKGSRLQADDDGFLPVSSNRGTNRAIPIDPKKLLFSVNVDTSQLGNASNYQKWKTNMFAPLGNDDSGPAGSAASSGSLGGSRGSFGNDRDSNGRDRDRDRDRDRDRDRDRDRDRDRDRDRDRDRDRSGSHKNYASSSSNKDSYHKGSMERDRYGRFGSSSSQNEDRFSRSSREPSSGSMRPMDMHDRGGSRGGGGGGGGPQSQQPPPRMTNRMGPPPPSSASAGSSGGFHQQIMMPQQPSASSASAEKNSAAGSAGSAGGRSATTGGGGPAPNSYAKIDEATELKQRKFSENIREFINTRNVTVVLEEVASLFNPEHFYGVAMQLFRNNVERDEKHRRAATEIVAAMLRRQMITRADYLYALEDLLRDTHELIIDLPTLWKCLADFFVPLLHDRQITLADVRHLVANSFQPNDSFGWLLLKGLLQSYEVAHGKKDAAVLWHESSVQFADFYKPTSGTIEECVEQASLGYLLECCTAVDMRTVDARLRQFMRDDVKNDAIFEWIDEYVRQQDSPDFIRTLTTAVLAHCIDGTRLLLPAIERWHTILQKYINSKVERELQALYAIQQLMVELQHPQKLLHSIFEQLYDRDVIMEGFKAWKDDPHDTEGKGVCVKSTTQFFTMLLESYSDASGDENN
- the LOC131259782 gene encoding serine/threonine-protein phosphatase 4 regulatory subunit 2; translation: MKMENQEEILLLLERFTKSKQKDIPRELEDYLNFVARTGDTLYGWVLVKPLFREKLVNVITDFHDNTPSIADLPQCPNVDPFNYERMKLALLDRLDSFNSAPFTVQRICELLTEPRKQYTRIDKFMRAVEKNILVVSTQEPGRRRSDSENGDSLDSIVNGDIDVNVDVDMDNDQFNLEQDALLPDSSDPVESLHNSLTDAPALDREGDIASQLNGTRASSGGSFLTNENNQFDSVASKADDEDNRAVIDTNENATDGDISGGSSLLEEDARGNSSATPSEEKVEEPDSGEKHATEAGNSSPIGEKLDATSQESDKTETGTTATTQEYFGLHKKDAQEGKLSEASSSGAAPETADEANPEAKAQPTSDDDEQTVTTQPTAASTGDDDGEPHAKMSKYDVSTTEPITPSDSTDSSSGSDAEARSVDGSSSSFSSSSSASEGGKQISEEKAPEAASSSSEAADIEKAAQPAPPVVAESSNVEEGPAIAEEKVTKKDEEEEQVAEEELSDVGKPSQQHSTSEGSITPAVVSDSEPKKEGPELATSSVGENIDAKKDVSPTDPTASSIVSTSNPPNMETASSNEVLVTSSSLEVDIDIETAPQMVAVVAAPSFSAEDGMEEEDIVNEAGAEAESTVGEAGSKADRDDNVMDIDESSVEPMDQ
- the LOC131272694 gene encoding glutaredoxin-related protein 5, mitochondrial, yielding MNILTRNIAQQFLRFNSAGLAQATARSFCAAALDNKEIEKLVGNNKVVIFMKGNPDAPRCGFSNAVVQILRMHSVKYDSHDVLENEALRQGIKDFSNWPTIPQVFINGEFVGGCDILLQMHQNGELIEELKKAGIESALVKDTEK